TTCATGTGCATCGCCGAATTCCTTGGACGCTTCGTAACCGCTAGATTTGGTTAATTTGTAATGCCAGAGCGCATGACGAAAGGCGTCAGCGCCACCGTTGTGAGAGCCCGATATCCTTCCTGACTTGGCTAACTTCTCGGTCGTTAAAATGGCTTCTTCTGCTGTGTTTTTGGCCGTCATTGTATCGATCGGGCTCCGAATACTAGTGCTAAGTTCCCCATGCCCGTTAGGATCAAACTGCAAAATCCGCTCTAGATCACGTGTAACCACCGGGCCGTCGGCGGTTGGCTCCGGCAGGATAATCGGTTGGTTTTGTTTTGCTGGTGATTTACCGTGCCTGCTCGGTGCCTGCGCCACCTGAAGGTTGCGCGCCGGTTCAGACCTTGCCGACTGCGCCTGCTGTCCCAAAGGCGCCGCCGCATCGCTTTGGATGCCGGTATCTGCGCTGGCGATCTGGATACCGTCTGTCGGGCCAGCCTGTCGGGCGCGGTCGGCCCCTTCCAGCAGGGCTTCGGTCGCTGGGGTATCCTGCGCCTCACCCTTCGAGACGGGGCTTTGTCTTGTCCCTATCGGGGCTTCGCCCCTCCGCGCCTCTTGTTGGCCGTCCTCAGGGTGAGGGCCCTTCTCTTTATCCCCTGGAGCGGCCTCCCCTGCCTTCGGTGCCGAGGGCAGGGAGGTGGCGCGGATGCGCTCCTCCTCTTCCAGCGCCGCCATCATCTCCGTGGCTTCCTTGGCAATTTGCTAAAAGCACAGAGCTAGGGCTCAATGAGATCGCGGTCCAGCAGGGTCTGGATGAAGGTCTCCTCGTCCATGCCGGGCTTGACGGCGGGGTGATAGACAAGGGCAAGGGCGGCCAGCGCCCGGGCCTGCTCGTCCGGTGTCACGGGGCCCGGATCGAAGAACCATGCTTCTGTCGGGTGCAGGCCCAGCGCCACGGTCATGGCCCGGAAAAGGCAGTGATCCACCGTCGGTTCGCCGAGGCGGTGAAAAATAATAATGCCAGGCTCATGCATGCGGTAGCGCTCCTCCGGCGGCATTCCGTCTTCGCCC
This region of Limibacillus halophilus genomic DNA includes:
- a CDS encoding DUF6973 domain-containing protein, whose protein sequence is MMAALEEEERIRATSLPSAPKAGEAAPGDKEKGPHPEDGQQEARRGEAPIGTRQSPVSKGEAQDTPATEALLEGADRARQAGPTDGIQIASADTGIQSDAAAPLGQQAQSARSEPARNLQVAQAPSRHGKSPAKQNQPIILPEPTADGPVVTRDLERILQFDPNGHGELSTSIRSPIDTMTAKNTAEEAILTTEKLAKSGRISGSHNGGADAFRHALWHYKLTKSSGYEASKEFGDAHERDIQGGIRAGIANLGRNPRFTPLNGAELVTPGERLMDLYNNEVGRQLALDPRNLSKPDEDVILDALSNNKLRDKPFKVVGPK